The Streptococcus toyakuensis genome has a window encoding:
- a CDS encoding phage tail sheath family protein: protein MAGGIWKRQNKVRPGAYINVKSKDIAMTRLGGDGVVTVPLALSFGQSKKLMKIRRGEDLFKKLGYEQESPQLLLLNEAFKRVSEVLLYRLNTGEKANVSLSDNVTAQAKYSGVRGNDITVTVKTNVDDPSSFDVVTFLDTVVMDSQTVKVLADLKNNDLVEFSGTGELQAVAGAKLTGGTDGTVSTQDYSEYFKALETVEFNYMALPVEDASIKKAAINFIKRMREDEGLGAQLVVADSDADSEAVINVKNGVILSDKTVIDKTKATVWVAAASANAGVEKSLTYEKYEDSVDVVGRLSHTETEDALLKGQFVFTARRGRAVVEQDINSHVSFTIEKNQDFRKNRILRTLDDIVNDTRYAFSEYFLGKVSNNEDGRQAFKANRIRYFKDLEARGAIEDFKVEDIEVLRGELKESVVVNVKVKPVDSMEKLYMTVTVE from the coding sequence ATGGCAGGTGGAATTTGGAAACGCCAAAATAAAGTAAGACCAGGTGCTTACATCAACGTCAAATCAAAAGACATTGCAATGACTCGCCTTGGTGGTGACGGTGTCGTAACAGTACCGCTAGCACTTAGCTTCGGTCAATCAAAGAAATTGATGAAAATCCGACGTGGTGAAGATCTATTTAAGAAGCTAGGTTATGAGCAAGAAAGCCCACAACTCTTGTTGCTGAATGAAGCATTCAAACGTGTTAGTGAAGTCTTGCTTTATCGTCTAAATACGGGCGAAAAGGCAAACGTAAGCCTTTCAGACAACGTAACGGCTCAAGCTAAATATAGCGGTGTCCGTGGGAATGACATCACAGTAACAGTCAAAACAAACGTAGACGACCCAAGTTCATTTGATGTTGTCACATTCCTTGATACTGTTGTTATGGACTCGCAAACTGTAAAAGTCTTGGCTGATCTGAAAAACAATGATCTAGTTGAATTTTCAGGAACTGGCGAACTGCAAGCAGTAGCTGGTGCTAAATTGACTGGCGGTACTGACGGAACAGTCTCAACTCAAGACTATTCAGAATACTTCAAGGCGCTTGAAACAGTTGAATTTAACTATATGGCCTTGCCAGTAGAAGACGCTTCTATCAAAAAGGCAGCTATCAACTTCATCAAACGTATGCGTGAGGATGAAGGGCTAGGCGCTCAATTGGTTGTGGCTGACTCAGACGCAGACAGTGAAGCGGTAATCAATGTTAAAAACGGCGTTATCTTGTCTGATAAGACGGTTATTGATAAGACGAAAGCGACTGTATGGGTTGCAGCAGCCAGCGCAAATGCTGGCGTTGAGAAATCATTGACTTATGAGAAGTACGAAGACTCTGTTGATGTTGTGGGTCGTTTGAGTCATACAGAGACAGAAGATGCGCTTTTGAAAGGGCAATTCGTCTTTACTGCTCGTCGTGGCCGTGCAGTAGTTGAACAAGATATCAACTCACACGTCAGCTTCACGATTGAAAAGAACCAAGACTTCCGTAAGAACCGTATCTTGCGCACCTTGGACGATATCGTGAACGATACTCGTTACGCTTTCTCTGAGTATTTCCTTGGAAAGGTAAGCAACAACGAAGATGGACGTCAAGCGTTTAAAGCGAACCGTATTCGCTACTTCAAAGACCTTGAAGCTCGTGGTGCTATTGAAGACTTCAAAGTAGAAGACATCGAGGTGCTACGTGGTGAGTTGAAAGAGTCTGTAGTGGTTAACGTAAAAGTGAAACCAGTGGACAGCATGGAAAAACTGTACATGACAGTTACAGTAGAGTAG
- a CDS encoding phage tail terminator family protein, translated as MANKGFRLVEELVSHIKGLYPDIRIYLDEIEQGFKEPCFFIHVVDTKYTPEANKYVKVRSKVDLSYFPPKKKRSECLAMQEELSYKLLHLPTIHLFDRQYEVVDNVLHCIFNASTRLKLEEEDIKQRELKVKEEVKDG; from the coding sequence ATGGCAAATAAAGGATTTCGGTTAGTCGAGGAGTTAGTTAGTCATATCAAGGGGTTATATCCTGACATCAGGATTTATCTGGATGAAATAGAGCAAGGTTTTAAAGAACCTTGTTTTTTTATCCATGTGGTTGATACTAAGTACACTCCAGAGGCCAATAAGTATGTGAAAGTGCGTTCTAAAGTGGATTTGTCTTATTTTCCTCCTAAGAAAAAGCGTAGCGAGTGTTTAGCAATGCAGGAAGAATTGAGTTATAAACTCTTACACTTGCCGACGATTCATTTATTTGACCGTCAGTATGAAGTGGTTGACAACGTTCTGCATTGTATTTTTAACGCAAGCACACGCTTGAAGTTAGAAGAGGAAGATATCAAACAACGTGAATTGAAAGTGAAAGAAGAGGTAAAAGATGGATAA
- a CDS encoding HK97 gp10 family phage protein, which produces MSGSFDYRSFAKFANNFNRNANHAKVDRFMRQTLNYEGTELNSKVKERTPVGVYTDHWVEFTTKDGKHVKFWASAHGKQGGTLQKGWSKSHIEVFGRTYKQKVYNKVYYGPHVEYGHKTVNGGFVPGQFFLHKTVEDTKSDMEKRVRDKYDGFMRKVVLGNGK; this is translated from the coding sequence ATGAGTGGCAGTTTTGATTATCGTAGTTTCGCTAAGTTTGCTAACAACTTCAACAGGAATGCGAATCATGCGAAAGTAGACCGATTTATGAGACAGACTTTGAATTATGAAGGTACCGAACTAAATTCCAAAGTGAAAGAGAGAACACCCGTCGGTGTTTATACGGATCATTGGGTGGAATTCACTACCAAAGATGGCAAACACGTCAAATTTTGGGCAAGTGCTCATGGAAAACAAGGCGGAACCTTGCAAAAAGGCTGGTCTAAAAGCCATATTGAAGTATTTGGACGGACTTATAAGCAGAAAGTTTATAACAAGGTCTACTATGGCCCACACGTTGAGTACGGGCATAAGACAGTCAATGGTGGCTTTGTTCCAGGGCAATTTTTCCTTCATAAAACGGTTGAAGATACTAAAAGCGATATGGAAAAGCGTGTCCGTGATAAGTATGATGGCTTTATGAGAAAGGTAGTGTTAGGAAATGGCAAATAA
- a CDS encoding major capsid protein → MANEITKILNAITPQQYNEYMQQYTAAKSAFVQSGIAVSDERVSENITSGGLLVNMPFWNDLTGDSEVLGNGDKALETGKITAGADIACVLYRGRGWAANELTGIVAGSDPVRAILNRIGAYWLREDQKALIAILNGIFATGTGGEKGALEETHVSDQTKVAEGISAAMVLDAKQLLGDSADQVTAIAMHSAVYTKLQKDNLIQYIQPTTATINIPTYLGYRVIIDDGIAPTGDVYTSYLFRTGSIGLNTGNPSGLTTFETSREAAKGNDMIYTRRALVMHPYGVKWTGAEVTEGNITPSNTDLAKFKNWQRVYEPKNIGIIALKHKIGK, encoded by the coding sequence ATGGCTAATGAAATTACAAAAATTCTAAATGCGATTACACCGCAACAGTACAACGAATACATGCAACAGTACACTGCTGCTAAATCTGCTTTCGTCCAAAGCGGTATCGCAGTATCAGACGAGCGTGTCTCTGAAAACATTACATCTGGTGGACTTTTGGTCAACATGCCTTTCTGGAATGACCTTACTGGTGATTCTGAGGTTCTCGGAAATGGCGACAAAGCCCTAGAAACTGGAAAAATTACTGCTGGAGCAGACATCGCCTGCGTTCTTTACCGTGGACGTGGTTGGGCTGCTAACGAATTGACTGGTATTGTAGCCGGTTCTGACCCAGTCCGTGCTATCTTGAACCGTATCGGTGCTTACTGGTTGCGTGAAGACCAAAAAGCCTTGATTGCTATCTTGAATGGTATCTTTGCTACTGGTACCGGTGGAGAGAAAGGTGCGCTGGAAGAAACTCACGTATCAGACCAAACGAAAGTAGCTGAAGGAATTAGTGCAGCTATGGTACTGGACGCTAAACAATTGCTTGGGGATTCTGCTGATCAAGTTACTGCGATTGCTATGCACTCAGCGGTTTATACAAAACTACAAAAAGACAACTTGATTCAATACATCCAGCCAACAACTGCGACTATCAACATTCCAACCTACCTTGGTTACCGTGTCATTATCGATGATGGTATTGCGCCAACAGGAGATGTTTATACATCATACCTTTTCCGTACTGGTTCAATCGGTCTCAATACAGGAAATCCATCAGGATTGACTACGTTTGAAACTTCTCGTGAAGCTGCTAAAGGTAACGACATGATTTACACTCGTCGTGCCCTTGTGATGCACCCGTACGGAGTGAAATGGACTGGTGCAGAAGTGACTGAAGGAAACATCACTCCATCAAACACTGACTTGGCTAAATTCAAAAACTGGCAACGTGTTTATGAGCCTAAGAACATCGGTATTATCGCTCTGAAACACAAAATTGGCAAATAG
- a CDS encoding phage scaffolding protein codes for MKKEQLANIGLTEDQISQVFALYGASVQKFKDDVASKESELESVRGQLTQRDQDLNDLKKKGADVEDIQQKLEDLQAKYKQDTEALEMKLANENKSRLIDAELTKAGVRDSEIFEKILNKDEISVKDGKLIGLTEQIEAQRAKSPYLFNGEKQAQYTPNQGDWQGANLGNWETAMSNPNFNLTQFLEQQGENN; via the coding sequence ATGAAAAAAGAACAACTGGCAAACATCGGCTTAACTGAAGACCAAATTTCTCAAGTCTTCGCTTTGTATGGTGCTTCTGTCCAAAAATTTAAGGATGATGTGGCAAGTAAAGAAAGCGAATTGGAGAGCGTGCGTGGACAGCTGACACAACGTGACCAAGACTTGAATGATTTGAAGAAAAAAGGCGCAGATGTTGAAGATATTCAGCAAAAGCTAGAGGACTTACAAGCTAAGTACAAGCAAGATACAGAAGCGCTTGAGATGAAACTAGCAAACGAGAATAAATCTCGCTTAATCGATGCTGAATTGACAAAAGCTGGCGTTCGAGACTCAGAAATTTTTGAGAAAATCTTAAACAAAGACGAAATCTCTGTAAAAGATGGCAAATTGATTGGCTTAACTGAGCAAATCGAAGCTCAGCGTGCTAAGAGTCCATATCTTTTTAACGGGGAGAAACAAGCCCAATACACGCCAAATCAAGGCGATTGGCAAGGTGCTAATTTAGGGAATTGGGAAACTGCTATGAGCAATCCTAACTTTAACCTAACTCAATTTTTAGAACAACAAGGAGAAAATAACTAA
- a CDS encoding phage antirepressor KilAC domain-containing protein, with protein MELQIFKNEQFGEVRTATINNQIYFNLNDCCQILDLSNPRKTIERLNKDGVTTSDIIDSLGRTQQANFINEANFYKLVFQSRKPEAEKFADWVTSEVLPSIRKHGAYMTDQVAYNITHNKQALADLLLMAGNQLKEKEAVIKNLEAEKAVLSVENTIMKPKADYFDELVDRNLLTSFRETAKQLKIKERKFIDFLIEKKYIYRDKKGKLQPTANKNDGLFEVKETLNEKTQWSGTQTLITPKGRETFRLLFI; from the coding sequence ATGGAACTACAAATTTTTAAAAATGAACAATTCGGAGAAGTGCGGACGGCAACTATCAATAATCAGATTTATTTTAATCTTAATGATTGTTGCCAAATTCTGGATTTAAGCAACCCTCGTAAAACGATTGAAAGATTAAATAAAGATGGCGTCACTACTAGTGACATCATCGACAGTCTAGGACGAACTCAACAAGCCAACTTCATTAACGAAGCGAATTTCTATAAGCTTGTTTTTCAATCTCGCAAACCAGAAGCAGAGAAATTTGCTGATTGGGTCACTAGCGAGGTTCTGCCCTCTATTCGTAAACATGGTGCTTATATGACCGACCAAGTGGCCTATAATATCACACACAACAAACAAGCCTTAGCAGACTTGCTCCTTATGGCTGGTAATCAACTGAAAGAAAAAGAAGCAGTCATTAAAAACTTGGAAGCTGAAAAAGCTGTACTTTCCGTTGAAAATACCATAATGAAGCCGAAAGCAGACTATTTCGATGAACTAGTAGATAGAAACTTACTGACCAGCTTCAGAGAAACGGCAAAACAATTAAAAATCAAAGAACGCAAGTTTATTGACTTCTTGATAGAGAAAAAATACATCTACCGAGATAAGAAAGGTAAGCTCCAACCAACAGCCAATAAAAATGATGGCTTGTTTGAGGTCAAGGAAACACTCAACGAAAAAACACAATGGTCTGGAACACAGACACTCATTACACCTAAAGGACGTGAAACCTTTAGACTACTATTTATCTAA
- a CDS encoding CPCC family cysteine-rich protein, with amino-acid sequence MIDGWEHVHCPVCGNLVETYDICDVCHWQNTGAFNIDGGPNKMTLAEAKEAYAKGLPIR; translated from the coding sequence ATGATTGACGGATGGGAACATGTGCATTGCCCCGTATGTGGAAATTTAGTAGAAACTTATGATATTTGTGATGTTTGTCATTGGCAAAATACGGGAGCATTTAATATTGATGGCGGTCCTAATAAAATGACACTTGCGGAGGCTAAAGAAGCTTACGCAAAAGGTTTACCGATTAGATAA
- a CDS encoding minor capsid protein: MSRKLNKEEKIAFIESLDDLNREEKDRLLYELAQIDDLGEIIDYIDNLYHRTLKRITGRLEAFERVSKNRSDSLPFYLLSLTKTDQLKTKQEIASFVKKHTDLTEWSKSIKVKTNADALFAGVEMDIAEMTGKINKRIETHLKQTYQETYLNRAYNYHKQTKREPNFKPERLEEEYLQKAINENFKGKRFSERVWGSNMDELVSRVESLVTNDLNRGYPVDQSSKLLAIEFERARNRAVTVLQTETNGIQAQATLDEYQDDNIKKYRYLATLEVHTCPICGELDGKVFLVKDAEKGVNYPTMHPRCRCTTVPALEKGGKRYARDIETGKGYEVDSGQTFKDWRKQQLDKYGQTAIKDKLQAERLEKDRVRRTKEQFIAYRQVLGSQNMPKTFAGFYDLKYNDVEGYKELKDRIRWTKSKFPTEKSLNGHFKNHGKEFGAESPEEYQQLARNLLSSVVSKNIIGYDTGERRVRFNRETGTIAIGKRNASGKARITTMFKPDDGEEYYHDDYKKEYNND; encoded by the coding sequence ATGAGTCGGAAACTGAATAAAGAAGAGAAGATTGCTTTCATCGAATCTCTCGATGACCTCAACCGAGAAGAGAAAGACAGATTGCTATATGAGCTGGCTCAGATTGACGACCTCGGCGAGATAATAGACTACATCGATAATTTATACCACAGAACACTAAAACGCATTACAGGGCGTTTAGAGGCGTTTGAGAGGGTATCTAAAAATCGTAGTGACTCATTACCATTTTATCTGTTATCCCTGACTAAGACTGACCAATTGAAAACCAAGCAAGAGATTGCCAGCTTTGTTAAGAAACATACTGATTTAACAGAGTGGTCAAAGTCAATAAAGGTCAAAACAAATGCAGATGCCTTGTTTGCTGGTGTTGAGATGGATATCGCTGAAATGACTGGCAAAATCAACAAGCGAATAGAAACACATCTCAAACAAACCTACCAAGAAACCTACTTAAATCGTGCTTACAACTACCATAAACAGACCAAAAGAGAACCGAATTTCAAGCCTGAGCGTCTAGAAGAAGAGTATCTTCAAAAGGCAATCAACGAAAACTTCAAAGGCAAGAGGTTTTCCGAGCGTGTTTGGGGTAGCAATATGGATGAATTGGTTAGTAGAGTAGAATCGCTTGTAACCAATGATTTAAACCGAGGTTATCCCGTAGACCAGTCCAGTAAACTTCTAGCAATTGAGTTCGAACGTGCTCGTAATCGTGCGGTTACTGTTTTGCAGACGGAAACGAACGGCATTCAGGCTCAAGCAACGCTGGATGAATATCAGGACGACAATATCAAGAAGTACAGGTATCTAGCGACCTTAGAGGTTCACACATGCCCTATTTGTGGTGAGTTGGATGGTAAGGTATTTCTTGTTAAGGATGCAGAGAAAGGTGTAAATTACCCGACCATGCACCCTCGCTGTCGATGTACAACAGTTCCTGCCTTAGAAAAAGGTGGGAAACGCTATGCAAGAGATATTGAAACAGGAAAAGGCTACGAGGTAGATAGTGGTCAGACCTTCAAGGATTGGCGAAAGCAACAACTTGATAAGTATGGCCAGACTGCTATCAAGGACAAGCTACAAGCTGAACGATTGGAAAAGGACAGAGTCCGCAGAACCAAGGAGCAGTTCATAGCTTATAGGCAGGTTTTAGGCTCTCAAAATATGCCCAAAACATTTGCAGGCTTCTATGATTTGAAGTATAATGATGTTGAGGGATACAAGGAACTAAAAGACCGCATCAGATGGACAAAATCCAAGTTTCCTACCGAGAAATCTTTAAATGGACATTTCAAAAATCATGGGAAAGAGTTCGGAGCGGAAAGCCCTGAAGAATATCAACAATTGGCTAGAAATTTATTATCTTCTGTTGTCTCTAAAAATATTATAGGTTATGATACTGGAGAAAGAAGAGTTCGATTTAATCGAGAAACGGGGACAATTGCGATTGGGAAAAGAAATGCCTCAGGAAAAGCGAGAATAACAACTATGTTTAAGCCAGATGATGGAGAGGAATATTACCATGACGACTATAAAAAAGAATATAATAATGATTGA
- a CDS encoding phage portal protein: MEIEVIKKIISSQMVKHGKFVSQAAEAEKYYRNENDIKRKRKPADKKGAENEAKAEDNAFRNADNRISHNWHQLLLDQKKAYALTYPPTFDVDDKKVNDMIVDVLGDDYERISKQLCVNAGNAGIAWLHVWKDASDNSFRYACVDSKEVIPIYSKSLDKKLIGVLRVYSSIDETDGKNYTVYEYWNDKKCSFYRHEENKPLEELETFQAISLVDTMNGDRSSDNSFKHDFGLVPFIPFKNNEIETNDLKPIKDLVDVYDKVFSGFVNDTDDVQEVIFVLTNYGGQDKQEFLEDLKRYKMIKMDNDGMGDQSGVTTIAIDIPTEARNMILERTKKQIFISGQGVNPETDKLGNSSGVALKFLYSLLELKAGNMETQFRSGYATLVKMILKHLGLSDKLKIKQTWTRNSINNDTEMAQVVSTLATITSRENVAKSNPIVEDWQDELRLQKADQEGQSEKLYDMEEVEHESETE; this comes from the coding sequence TTGGAAATAGAAGTAATTAAAAAGATAATCTCGTCGCAGATGGTCAAACATGGAAAGTTTGTCTCACAAGCAGCTGAAGCCGAGAAATACTATCGTAACGAGAATGATATTAAACGAAAGCGTAAGCCTGCCGATAAGAAAGGCGCAGAGAACGAAGCAAAAGCAGAAGATAATGCCTTTCGTAATGCTGACAACCGTATTAGTCACAATTGGCACCAGTTATTGCTTGACCAGAAAAAGGCTTATGCGTTGACCTATCCACCTACATTCGATGTGGACGATAAAAAGGTAAATGATATGATCGTGGATGTCTTAGGAGATGATTATGAACGTATCAGTAAGCAGCTTTGTGTGAATGCTGGGAACGCTGGCATCGCTTGGCTTCACGTTTGGAAGGACGCTAGTGATAACTCGTTTAGATATGCTTGCGTGGACTCAAAAGAAGTAATACCAATCTACTCAAAGTCTTTGGATAAGAAGTTGATTGGGGTACTGCGAGTATACTCTAGCATTGATGAAACAGATGGCAAGAATTACACTGTTTACGAATATTGGAATGATAAAAAGTGTTCTTTCTATCGTCACGAAGAAAATAAACCACTGGAAGAATTAGAGACATTCCAAGCAATCTCTTTGGTTGATACCATGAATGGCGACCGCTCAAGTGACAATAGCTTCAAGCATGATTTCGGCCTTGTTCCTTTTATTCCGTTCAAGAATAACGAAATTGAGACCAATGACTTGAAGCCAATCAAAGACCTAGTTGATGTTTACGACAAGGTCTTTAGTGGATTTGTCAATGATACAGACGATGTTCAAGAGGTTATCTTTGTTCTTACAAATTACGGTGGACAGGACAAGCAAGAGTTTCTTGAAGATTTGAAACGCTACAAGATGATTAAGATGGACAACGACGGTATGGGGGACCAGTCAGGAGTTACAACCATTGCGATTGACATTCCAACCGAAGCAAGAAATATGATTTTAGAGCGGACTAAGAAACAAATCTTTATCAGCGGCCAAGGGGTTAACCCTGAAACAGATAAACTAGGGAACAGTTCAGGCGTTGCTTTGAAGTTCCTTTACTCTCTTTTAGAGTTAAAAGCTGGCAACATGGAAACTCAGTTTAGAAGCGGATATGCCACACTTGTTAAGATGATTTTGAAACATCTAGGGTTATCCGACAAACTCAAAATCAAGCAAACATGGACACGGAACTCAATCAATAACGATACAGAAATGGCTCAAGTGGTTTCTACTCTTGCAACTATCACATCAAGAGAGAATGTAGCTAAATCGAATCCAATTGTAGAAGATTGGCAGGATGAACTACGCTTGCAGAAAGCTGACCAAGAGGGACAATCTGAAAAACTCTACGACATGGAAGAGGTAGAGCATGAGTCGGAAACTGAATAA
- a CDS encoding PBSX family phage terminase large subunit, with translation MKTSTFEFQPFSRKQNKVLSWWLWNSPVHKSEGIIADGAIRSGKTVSMSLAFVIWAMTSFNHQNFAMCGKTIGSFNRNVLKLLLVMIQSRGFSYVYHRTDNLIEISKGDVSNDFYIFGGKDESSQDLIQGLTLAGIFFDEVALMPESFVNQGTGRCSVTGSKWWFNCNPDGPYHWFKVNWIDKAETKNMLYLHFDMDDNLSLSENIKKRYRSQYQGVFYQRYIQGLWTVAEGIVYDMFSKDKHVVSTLPEMSKLGKYVSVDYGTQNATVFLLWEKDINGKYYLTREYYYSGRDENVQKTNAEYADDLTAWLGDTNIERIIIDPSAASFIAELKKRGYKIKKARNNVLEGIRFVGSMLGQEKIAVHENCVNTLKEFHAYVWDEKASANGEDKPIKQFDHAMDALRYFCYTVLFKSGGMTVWK, from the coding sequence ATAAAGACCAGTACATTCGAATTCCAACCTTTTAGCAGAAAACAGAATAAGGTGCTAAGTTGGTGGCTTTGGAATTCTCCAGTTCATAAGTCGGAGGGTATTATCGCAGATGGCGCTATCCGTTCTGGTAAGACTGTCTCTATGAGCCTAGCGTTTGTCATCTGGGCGATGACATCATTCAACCATCAGAACTTTGCGATGTGTGGTAAGACAATTGGCTCTTTCAATCGTAACGTTCTGAAACTGTTGTTGGTTATGATACAGTCAAGAGGTTTTAGCTACGTCTATCATCGGACGGATAACCTGATAGAAATCTCAAAAGGCGATGTGTCGAATGATTTTTATATCTTTGGTGGTAAGGACGAGAGTTCACAGGATCTTATTCAAGGTTTGACATTGGCAGGTATTTTCTTCGATGAAGTAGCGCTTATGCCTGAGTCGTTTGTTAACCAAGGCACAGGGCGGTGCTCTGTTACAGGTTCCAAGTGGTGGTTCAACTGCAACCCAGACGGACCTTATCATTGGTTTAAAGTCAACTGGATAGACAAAGCGGAAACTAAGAATATGCTTTATCTGCATTTTGATATGGACGATAACCTTTCTCTTTCAGAGAACATCAAGAAACGTTATAGAAGTCAATATCAAGGTGTTTTCTATCAGCGCTACATCCAAGGTCTTTGGACGGTTGCAGAAGGTATTGTCTACGATATGTTCAGTAAGGATAAGCATGTTGTATCAACTTTGCCAGAAATGAGCAAGCTGGGCAAATATGTTTCAGTCGACTACGGTACGCAAAATGCGACCGTTTTTCTTTTATGGGAAAAAGACATCAATGGCAAGTATTACTTGACAAGGGAATACTATTACTCAGGTCGTGATGAGAACGTACAAAAAACCAATGCTGAGTACGCTGATGATCTAACTGCTTGGTTAGGAGATACGAACATCGAACGTATTATTATTGACCCGTCTGCTGCTTCATTCATTGCTGAATTGAAGAAGCGAGGATATAAAATCAAAAAAGCTAGAAATAATGTCCTTGAAGGCATTCGTTTTGTTGGGTCTATGCTAGGCCAAGAGAAAATAGCAGTACATGAGAATTGTGTGAATACGCTGAAAGAGTTCCACGCTTATGTCTGGGACGAGAAAGCCTCTGCGAATGGCGAGGACAAGCCTATCAAACAGTTCGACCACGCAATGGACGCCCTACGTTATTTTTGCTATACAGTATTATTCAAGTCAGGAGGTATGACTGTTTGGAAATAG
- the terS gene encoding phage terminase small subunit, which translates to MEKSELARKDYEAGMKYKDIATKHDVSINTVKSWQRRHNWTRIKKGAPKNPRGAPKGNKNAVGHGAPKGSQNALKHGLFAKYLPQGVHEIYEQLADKQPIDILWENIQLTYANLLHAQRILYVQDVDDTTTMLIASTAKGGESYEVHTAWDKQGKALAAIARIQSELRNMIKTYDELTRSNLATEEQRLRIEILKSKLPDNEPENVHDDGFIKALEGIVEETWREEK; encoded by the coding sequence ATGGAAAAAAGCGAACTAGCACGCAAAGACTATGAGGCAGGAATGAAGTACAAAGACATTGCTACTAAACATGATGTCTCAATCAACACAGTCAAATCATGGCAACGTAGGCATAATTGGACTCGTATAAAAAAGGGTGCACCCAAAAATCCAAGAGGTGCACCCAAAGGGAATAAGAACGCAGTTGGTCATGGAGCGCCTAAAGGCTCGCAAAATGCCCTTAAACACGGTCTGTTTGCTAAGTATCTACCGCAAGGAGTGCATGAGATATATGAGCAACTGGCAGATAAGCAACCAATTGATATTCTTTGGGAGAACATTCAGCTAACCTATGCTAATCTTTTACATGCCCAGCGCATTCTGTACGTTCAGGACGTTGATGATACAACCACTATGCTTATTGCAAGCACAGCAAAAGGCGGAGAAAGCTATGAAGTTCACACTGCTTGGGATAAGCAGGGTAAGGCTTTAGCTGCAATTGCAAGAATACAGTCAGAACTTAGAAATATGATTAAAACATATGATGAATTGACTCGCTCAAACCTTGCTACAGAGGAGCAGAGATTGAGAATTGAGATTCTGAAATCTAAACTGCCTGACAATGAACCTGAGAACGTTCATGATGATGGTTTTATCAAAGCATTAGAAGGGATAGTCGAAGAAACGTGGCGAGAAGAAAAATAA
- a CDS encoding ArpU family phage packaging/lysis transcriptional regulator, producing MQIELLDIIDEKKTRKEAIKVLKKYSRLRRIAGEEYAPKITISYSLEPRSSSGQTSKQVESMVVRRVSAQQDLELIAKAINNLSDMEYTRILIERYCRKKRREDYSIYSELGYSSSEYYRILNKALLEFAESYQASNLLVYK from the coding sequence GTGCAAATAGAGTTATTGGATATCATCGATGAAAAGAAAACCAGAAAGGAAGCTATCAAAGTACTAAAAAAATACAGTCGTCTGAGACGGATAGCTGGAGAAGAATACGCTCCGAAAATAACAATATCCTACTCGCTGGAGCCAAGGTCATCAAGTGGTCAGACAAGCAAGCAGGTAGAAAGCATGGTCGTGCGTAGAGTGTCAGCTCAGCAGGATTTAGAACTAATCGCTAAAGCAATCAACAATCTTTCCGATATGGAATACACACGTATCCTAATCGAACGATATTGTAGGAAGAAAAGGAGGGAAGACTACAGTATTTATTCAGAACTAGGCTACTCATCTAGTGAGTATTATCGGATATTGAACAAAGCTCTATTAGAGTTCGCGGAGTCCTATCAAGCAAGCAACCTTCTGGTTTACAAGTGA
- the mazE gene encoding type II toxin-antitoxin system PemI/MazE family antitoxin: MNTVKTRKVGNSVTVTIPKTLNVPEGQEMFVYKGVDNVIVLAPKIPDPFSRDADLRMEDDFEGVKFLDSEI; encoded by the coding sequence ATGAATACTGTTAAAACTCGTAAGGTTGGGAACTCTGTCACTGTGACCATTCCGAAAACACTCAATGTTCCAGAAGGTCAGGAAATGTTTGTCTACAAGGGTGTAGATAATGTCATTGTCCTAGCTCCAAAAATTCCAGACCCATTTAGTCGTGATGCGGATCTACGCATGGAAGATGACTTCGAGGGGGTGAAATTCCTTGACAGCGAAATATGA